In Lycium ferocissimum isolate CSIRO_LF1 chromosome 7, AGI_CSIRO_Lferr_CH_V1, whole genome shotgun sequence, the sequence ACCTAGTCAGAGGTAACATCCCTCGTTCTAACAGCAACTTCTGTTTTCTCTAATTCCTAAACTTTACAGACTCCGCAAATCCTGCTTTACTTTTCTATAAAATTGTGAAAGCAAGTTTCAGCTTCAGTTCCTCAAATGAGAAGTAAGGTCAATGAAGACATCCTCTCTGCAGGGTATTGTGAGACCACCCATTGGATGATCGAAACCAAATTCTTCCTCAGCTTGACTGAGCAAGTCTTGAAATAAAGGTTGGCTCAAGAATGAAATGGGGATCACAAATCTCTTCTTCTGCTCCTCCCCAACATACACAGCAAAATATCCCTTGGGAACATCTTTAGTTGTAGAAGACTTCTTGATTATACGAGGCATACGGATAGCCATGTTCATTTAGTTCAATATAGATGAGAAAATAATGAAGGAAAGAACTTGTAAGGACTTTGAAAGCAGAGGAAAGCTTTGAATGGTTTCAAGTTTTGCTGAGAGCTGTGGTGGTAGAGGCTTCTTTTTATGTACTGATATAGGGCCTATGGCAAGTTGTAGAATCCTAGTGATGTGCATTAAATATGCTTTTTCTATAGGCACCAATTAAAGATTACTTTTGTAGTTGAGTTTTGGTGAAACACTGCTTAGAGACAATAGCACGTGATATAACACATGAATATGCTTTCCAACTAATTATCAAACTATTTAGGCTTTGAAACTATGTCAAAAAGCATAAGGCCCCTctgattttcacaaaaaaagaaCAGATTCATGAAATCTCATCACCTTGAAATGGTTTAGTTAGGGACCACCTGTAGCCATTTCTTGATGCTGCATATACAAAATGCAGTCAGCATTTCAGTGATTGATCATGAAACGCGAATCTATGTGGACATATCCTGAAAATTTAGAGACAAAATCTGATCATTCATAATGCAAATTGGACGGCTCAGGGTACGTGTTGGTTCTTATGGCCAAAAACTAGTCTTATGGTTCCAAGTAGTGCTGCTATTAAGTACTTATAAAATGGTCAAATTAGGATGATTACTGTTGGAAATAATAGAGAATTGGATAAAGCTAGAATATTTCTCCAGATTCATCAGTCAATAAGAAGGTCATAGACAAGCAAGAGAAGAATGTAGAAACTTATCTCTAATCTGGTGATCATTTACGATAATGTACGGGTACTAATCCACAAGAACAAATGTGCTAGCTTAAATTTGTCGAGAGACTACATAAAATCAAATATAGGCTTACTTGGATATGCAGAAGCTCAATTTAAAGTTATAATAAAGTATCTTTGTTAAGAGCAATAATCATAAATCCAGTTTGCCACTTCTCTGGGTTAACCAATTTCTCAGTAATTTAGTATTAATCAATTAAGAATCCTGAAAACTTTTTCACGCCCTATTTACACGTTCACCCTCTGGTGACATTTAAATGCATGACATATATTCAAGTCCTCTATAGTTGTACTAGTCTTGATCAGCTAAAACAACAAATTGAGATCAGAAAAAGAATGAATTGGGAGTTCCCAGCACAAAGTTTGAGTTTAATGATGCAACTGAATTTACTAGTCTTGATCAGCTAAAACAACAAATTGAGATCAGAAAAAGAATGAATTGGGAGTTCCCAGCACAAAGTTTGAGTTTAATGATGCAACTGAATTTGCTAAGATGAATGAATTTTAGTCTTTAACATGGAGAAATAATGTAACCAAAACCAAACTCTTCCTCAGAATGTCTTTTAACAATTATTGAAACAAAGGGTGTCCCAGCATCAAGTTGAAAGAGATGGAAACTTGCTTAGCAATGGCAAAGTTTTTGAAATACTAGAGGCTTTCGTTTGTTTTATCAAGAATCCtatgcataagtatatataggCAAGTAGTAATTCTTAATGTATATCCAGATTAGTACTGTTGATAGGACAACATCACATGAAATATAGCATGGTTTGCTTTGCTAATTCATTAATTTACGAAGTACTTAGACTATATACTTGTTGAAGAAAAACAACAGGTCCTACTACTTTCTCATAACCAAAAGCAAAAGGACCCCCTTTTGACTATAAGCATTAGGCATTATGAATGGATGAAGTCTCTTGTCTAATGATCAATGACAACTTGGATCGGATAAGTCATACTACTGTCTATATTACTATGACTTGGGCCCTTCTTGATCAAATATGTGATTGCAGACATTTACTGATGTCtaaatatgataagttatgttaagaagtttaatgattcaactAACCTGGTACCTGTGAAGGAATCTCTTTAAACTTTGTACATTCCAAAATTGATTAAAGGGTTACATGTATGGCACTGACACTGTTGTTTTCTGTTGAATTGTGTAACCATCTAATTTAAAAGTTAAGTTGTAAAGAAACATCTTTCTCTTACGAGCTTGATCTTTTTTGGACCAAACACGTGGAATTTGTTTTCGATAACAGCTGGCAGTAAGACTTGAACATCAGGACCCTCTGTTGCTTCGATACCACACTAAATTGTGTGATTATCTCATCAAAAAGTTAGGTTGTTAGAGAGAGTATATTGTTGTTCACTTAATTATATCTTAAACGTTTTCTTCTAACTCTTTAAGGTAAAATTGTCTAGTTTGGTCTTAAGTACCAGGAGCGCATAGATGTGCTGAGGAAAGAACTAGTATTTCAGATGGCCATGAATGTGCAAAATTATGACCATAGGTGATTTTCCACTAGACAAGTCATATTTCTTTCGAATCAAAGTTTTTGAAGTTTCAAATTATAACAGTCAATAAATGCTACTTGCACTGTGCCACTGCTCAAAATGTGGGCCATTGGTTTGCAGTCTGCAGAcacaattcaagaaaaaaatggaagaaaatgaggcAACTacttgtatgaaaattgttattAATGATGGGTTTGACTTCCTCAATTTCTTCAATACTCGGTTTTTGACTAACAATGTGTCAACATAAATTGGATTGACTTATCAAATCTGACTTTTAATAACACGTTTTGCCTTAAATGGGTGATGATAGTGATATAATCAATATAGAAAGTGGAAATGAAGAGGAAAGAAAGCTAAGTCCAATAAACATCACTCATCTTGAGCATTTATTGAGTGCCTGAATTATGTCCCGTTGTACAATTTGGCCATATTCGCAAATTTAGCTGAAAACACAAACACAATGCTTCTTTATGTTGGTACATTAAAAGCAGCTCATATATGAGAACTTCTCTTTCAAGTACAACACTAGATACCCAAGTAAAAAGCTCTGATTTTTATGTTATGTATCAACAGGATTTCACTAAGATAAACTTAAGTTCTGTTTTGCAACCTAAAAATGAATAACCTATTTTGGTGAAACAAACTGTTTCACGAGTTTAATCcaattcttgattaaaaaaaacaaaaaaaggatcTTTAGCCATTGAGGCATTTACTTCAAAGCCAGCAGCCAAGTCTTGAACAGCGTAATAACCAAATAAAATTCTTGATAAGCGAACCCAACTTAGAGTAAAAAAGAGCACTACTTTCAAGAATCTGAAGAACTATGATCCAAATGACCCACTAACTTTTCCTGGTAAATTGGCAAACGATGATTTATTAAACAATACCAAGTCCAGGTTCAATGCCTCTATAATAGGAAAAAGAGCTACTCCACTTGCTATCTTTAAATAATCGAGAAACATCTTTCGGTATCAATTAAAAAACCGTACTGGAAGTGCA encodes:
- the LOC132065098 gene encoding auxin-induced protein 15A-like encodes the protein MNMAIRMPRIIKKSSTTKDVPKGYFAVYVGEEQKKRFVIPISFLSQPLFQDLLSQAEEEFGFDHPMGGLTIPCREDVFIDLTSHLRN